Proteins co-encoded in one Capnocytophaga ochracea DSM 7271 genomic window:
- the recO gene encoding DNA repair protein RecO has translation MYDKVRAIVISSLKYSDNSLIVKCFTQTMGTRSYLLQGVLAQKKGNLKTALFQPFMLLELVATHKNNGTLGRVKEAKIAVPYYSLHTDMYKSAVSMFLSEVCAFVCTSEAPDEEMFLFLEQKLLFFDRNDFSANFHLKFLLDITRYLGFYPDTTHEHLPSFSLEDGIFTTTDESKYTIAGTTLLLFKTLLHTDYPQLSTVKSNKNERNALLFQLLKYYEWHFPSFRQIKSLEVLQTLF, from the coding sequence ATGTACGATAAAGTCCGAGCCATAGTTATTTCAAGTCTCAAATACAGCGATAACAGTCTTATAGTGAAGTGCTTCACTCAAACGATGGGTACTCGTAGCTATTTGTTACAAGGCGTTTTAGCACAGAAGAAAGGGAACTTAAAAACAGCCCTTTTTCAGCCTTTTATGCTGTTAGAACTGGTGGCTACCCATAAAAATAACGGTACGTTAGGACGTGTAAAGGAAGCTAAGATAGCCGTCCCTTATTACTCGTTACATACTGATATGTACAAGAGTGCTGTAAGTATGTTTCTTTCTGAAGTATGTGCTTTTGTTTGCACATCTGAAGCTCCCGATGAAGAAATGTTTTTGTTTTTAGAACAGAAGCTCCTTTTTTTTGATAGAAACGACTTCTCTGCCAATTTTCACTTAAAGTTTCTGCTTGATATCACTCGCTATCTTGGCTTTTACCCCGATACCACTCACGAGCATTTGCCCTCCTTTTCGTTGGAAGACGGTATTTTCACTACTACCGATGAAAGCAAATACACCATTGCAGGCACTACCTTGTTGCTATTCAAAACCCTCCTACACACCGATTATCCTCAGTTATCAACCGTTAAAAGCAATAAGAACGAGCGCAATGCATTGCTTTTTCAACTGCTTAAATACTACGAATGGCACTTCCCCAGTTTTAGACAAATAAAATCATTAGAGGTGCTACAAACGCTCTTTTAG
- the bioA gene encoding adenosylmethionine--8-amino-7-oxononanoate transaminase, translating to MNLQQRDEKHLWHPYTQHQTAAKPIGIVKGKDALLWDEDGKEYIDAIASWWVNPYGHSNERLAQAAYKQLTQLEHVLFGGFTHRPAVELAEKLISILPKNQQKVFFSDNGSTAVEVGIKMALQYFFNKGEKRFTVVAFEDAFHGDTFAAMAASGISFFADAFKEHLLKVVRIPLPKKGSDAAAKKLKEVIAEHHPAAFIFEALVQGASGMQIYEPDALDKLIHIAQENGVITIADEVMTGFGRTGRTFASDYLTHKPDIMCLSKALTGGTIPLAVTTATQEIFDGFYSEDVNKALFHGHTFTANPTGCAIALEAIRILESDEMQANLKRIARRHQEFLARIAKYPSVENARTLGVILAFDLKTSQNTDYYGSFRDKLYNFFISEGVILRPVGNIIYILPPYIITDAQLDRVYDVLEEAIQKFSNQ from the coding sequence ATGAATTTACAACAGCGAGACGAAAAACATTTGTGGCACCCGTATACCCAACATCAAACGGCTGCCAAACCTATCGGAATCGTGAAAGGAAAAGATGCTCTCCTTTGGGACGAGGACGGCAAAGAATACATAGATGCCATTGCCAGTTGGTGGGTGAACCCCTATGGGCATAGCAACGAGCGATTAGCCCAAGCTGCCTACAAACAACTCACCCAGTTAGAGCACGTACTCTTTGGTGGCTTTACACACCGACCTGCGGTAGAGCTTGCTGAAAAGCTCATCAGTATCCTGCCTAAAAACCAACAGAAAGTATTCTTCTCGGACAACGGTTCGACAGCAGTAGAAGTAGGTATCAAGATGGCTTTACAGTACTTTTTCAATAAAGGCGAGAAACGCTTTACGGTAGTTGCTTTTGAAGATGCATTTCACGGAGATACCTTTGCCGCTATGGCAGCTTCGGGTATTTCATTCTTTGCTGATGCTTTTAAAGAACACTTGTTGAAAGTAGTGCGCATACCGTTACCCAAAAAAGGAAGCGATGCAGCTGCTAAAAAACTAAAAGAAGTGATTGCCGAACATCACCCTGCCGCCTTTATATTTGAAGCCTTAGTACAAGGAGCCTCAGGAATGCAAATCTATGAACCTGATGCCTTAGACAAGCTGATTCATATCGCACAAGAAAATGGTGTGATTACCATTGCCGACGAGGTAATGACAGGCTTCGGGCGTACAGGGCGCACTTTTGCTTCGGACTATCTCACTCATAAACCCGATATTATGTGCTTATCGAAAGCTCTTACAGGAGGAACGATTCCGCTTGCAGTAACTACTGCTACCCAAGAGATATTCGACGGTTTTTACAGTGAAGACGTGAACAAAGCTCTTTTCCACGGACATACCTTTACGGCAAACCCCACGGGCTGTGCGATTGCCTTAGAAGCTATTCGCATATTGGAAAGTGACGAAATGCAAGCCAACTTAAAACGCATTGCACGCCGTCATCAGGAGTTTTTAGCCCGTATTGCGAAATATCCATCGGTAGAGAATGCACGTACCTTAGGTGTTATTTTGGCATTCGACCTCAAAACCTCTCAAAATACTGACTACTACGGCTCATTCAGGGATAAACTGTACAACTTCTTTATCTCAGAGGGCGTAATACTGCGTCCGGTGGGAAATATTATCTACATTTTGCCCCCTTACATCATTACAGATGCTCAATTAGACCGAGTGTACGATGTTTTAGAAGAAGCGATACAAAAGTTCTCTAATCAGTAA
- a CDS encoding AI-2E family transporter, with protein sequence MNSKEIANGILRAVGIIVLVVLGLYTLYLLQSIIIYLIVSLVLTLMGKPLIQFFYKKLKIKNRTLCVVLTMLLFVILSLGVFSLFIPLLISQGKNLSSLNIDLLKDNLDALLHQTLSKVGLQREDYSFGVQEMLNFIDIPNFLNSFISFISSFGVGFFSVLFITFFFMKDGDRILIALLSIFSPKRKRKLKTSIFKINNLLSRYFVGLMLQLTILFIIYTIVLLIFGVENAFIIALLCALLNLIPYIGPMIGFILMALLTMSSNLQNDFMTVSLPTTIYVLIGFIIGQFIDNFFSQPLIFSNSVKSTALEIFLITLISGTLFGITGMVVAIPAYTVLKVVLKEFFPNNKVVELLAKNI encoded by the coding sequence ATGAACTCAAAAGAAATAGCAAATGGTATATTGCGTGCCGTAGGAATTATTGTTTTGGTAGTGTTAGGGCTCTACACCCTTTACTTGCTACAATCTATTATAATTTACCTTATTGTATCGCTGGTACTGACACTGATGGGCAAACCACTTATACAGTTTTTTTACAAAAAACTGAAAATAAAAAACCGAACCTTATGTGTGGTTCTTACAATGTTATTGTTCGTGATATTGAGCCTTGGGGTATTCAGTTTATTTATCCCTTTGCTTATTTCGCAAGGTAAGAACCTATCAAGTCTTAATATAGACTTGCTGAAGGACAATCTTGACGCCCTTCTCCACCAAACTCTTAGCAAGGTGGGACTTCAGAGAGAAGATTACTCTTTTGGAGTACAAGAGATGTTGAATTTTATCGATATTCCTAACTTCTTAAACTCTTTTATCTCGTTTATCAGTAGTTTTGGGGTAGGATTCTTCTCGGTACTTTTTATTACCTTCTTCTTTATGAAAGACGGTGACAGAATACTTATCGCATTGCTTTCTATTTTCTCTCCTAAACGTAAACGCAAACTTAAAACCTCTATTTTCAAAATAAACAACCTATTGTCGCGTTATTTTGTAGGATTAATGCTACAGCTTACCATTCTTTTTATAATTTACACCATAGTATTGCTTATTTTCGGGGTAGAAAATGCGTTTATCATAGCCCTTTTATGCGCTTTACTGAACCTTATTCCTTATATAGGCCCAATGATAGGTTTTATATTAATGGCTTTGCTTACAATGAGTAGCAACCTACAAAACGATTTTATGACGGTAAGTCTGCCTACTACTATCTATGTGTTGATAGGGTTCATAATAGGTCAGTTTATTGATAATTTCTTTTCTCAACCGCTTATTTTCTCTAATTCAGTAAAATCTACTGCCTTAGAGATTTTCCTCATTACCCTTATCAGTGGTACGCTTTTCGGGATAACAGGAATGGTAGTGGCTATTCCCGCCTATACGGTACTGAAAGTAGTATTAAAAGAGTTTTTCCCGAACAACAAGGTTGTAGAACTTCTCGCAAAAAACATATAG
- a CDS encoding DNA-methyltransferase, with product MLNLYFKSQDKSFYLLHGDTMELLPQFHHKFDMVFADPPYFLSNGGLTVNNGEIVSVNKGDWDKSKGIVFVNDFNRQWLTLVREVMKEDATIWISGTMHNIFSIGQILTELGFKILNIITWEKTNPPPNFSCRYFTHSTEQIIWARKEEKTPHYFNYKLMKELNGNKQMKDVWRFPAIAPWEKTCGKHPTQKPLSVLTRLILASTKPNAWILDPFTGSSTTGIAANLLGRKFVGIDKEQDFLELSKLRKLEIENKEIFVKYKNRL from the coding sequence ATGCTTAACCTCTATTTCAAATCCCAAGATAAATCTTTCTACCTCCTTCACGGAGATACGATGGAACTGTTACCACAGTTTCATCACAAATTTGATATGGTCTTTGCAGATCCTCCTTATTTTCTATCAAACGGAGGACTTACTGTAAATAATGGCGAGATTGTAAGCGTTAATAAAGGAGATTGGGATAAATCAAAAGGAATAGTTTTTGTAAATGATTTTAATAGACAATGGCTTACTTTAGTACGCGAAGTGATGAAAGAAGATGCTACTATTTGGATTAGTGGTACAATGCATAACATCTTTTCAATAGGACAAATACTTACTGAATTAGGCTTTAAAATACTTAATATTATTACTTGGGAGAAAACTAATCCTCCTCCTAACTTCTCTTGTAGGTACTTTACTCATTCTACAGAGCAAATCATTTGGGCAAGAAAAGAAGAAAAAACGCCTCATTACTTCAATTACAAACTAATGAAAGAACTCAATGGTAATAAGCAAATGAAAGATGTATGGCGTTTCCCCGCTATTGCTCCTTGGGAAAAAACGTGTGGCAAACACCCTACTCAAAAACCCTTGTCAGTACTTACAAGGCTTATTTTAGCTTCTACCAAACCTAATGCTTGGATATTAGACCCTTTTACAGGTAGCTCTACTACAGGTATTGCAGCTAATTTGTTAGGTAGGAAGTTTGTAGGAATTGATAAAGAACAAGACTTTTTAGAACTGAGTAAACTTAGAAAATTAGAAATAGAAAATAAAGAGATATTTGTAAAATATAAAAACCGTTTATGA
- a CDS encoding DNA adenine methylase: protein MRKNTNHIAKPFLKWAGGKTQLIEQIKNNLPIFVHNENFTYIEPFVGSGAVLFWLLSEFPNMKKAVINDINKELIDTYRAIAENPEQLIAILNSLQIEYHALEEQQEAKKAYYYQKRALFNSKCEEKVMQSALFIFLNRTCFNGLYRVNSKNEFNVPIGSYKRPMICDKENILAVSKALQKVEIICGDFEQTIHYTKENTLFYFDPPYKPLSETSNFNAYAKDSFDDSEQIRLRDFCYKLNNLNHYWILSNSDVKGKDENNHFFDELYANFEIKRVLAKRSINANPKKRGILNELLINNYTNNFLTI, encoded by the coding sequence ATGAGAAAAAACACAAATCACATAGCAAAACCTTTCTTAAAATGGGCAGGAGGTAAAACACAGCTCATAGAACAAATCAAAAATAATTTACCTATTTTTGTTCATAATGAGAATTTTACCTACATAGAACCTTTTGTAGGGAGTGGTGCTGTGTTATTTTGGTTGCTCAGTGAGTTTCCTAATATGAAAAAAGCAGTTATCAATGATATTAACAAAGAATTGATAGATACTTATAGAGCCATTGCTGAAAATCCTGAACAGCTAATTGCTATTCTTAATAGTCTGCAAATAGAATATCACGCTTTGGAAGAGCAACAAGAGGCTAAAAAGGCATACTATTACCAAAAAAGAGCTTTATTCAATAGCAAATGTGAAGAAAAGGTAATGCAATCAGCTCTATTTATATTCTTAAATCGCACTTGTTTTAATGGTCTGTATCGAGTAAACAGTAAAAATGAGTTTAATGTACCTATAGGTAGCTACAAGCGTCCTATGATTTGTGATAAAGAGAATATTTTAGCAGTAAGCAAGGCTTTGCAAAAGGTAGAAATTATTTGTGGAGACTTTGAGCAAACTATTCATTATACCAAAGAAAATACTTTATTTTATTTCGACCCTCCCTATAAACCTTTGAGTGAAACCTCAAACTTCAATGCGTATGCAAAGGACAGTTTTGACGATAGCGAACAAATTCGTTTAAGAGACTTTTGTTATAAACTCAATAACTTGAATCACTATTGGATACTAAGCAATTCAGATGTAAAAGGAAAAGACGAAAACAATCATTTCTTTGATGAACTATATGCTAACTTTGAAATAAAACGCGTATTAGCCAAAAGAAGTATCAATGCTAACCCTAAAAAACGAGGGATACTAAATGAATTATTAATTAACAACTATACTAATAATTTTTTGACTATATGA
- a CDS encoding endonuclease III domain-containing protein, with amino-acid sequence MKKAEKVNFIIDTLESIYPEITIPLQHKDPYTLLIAVLLSAQTTDARVNQITPILFSKADNPYDMVLLSVDEIQEIIKPLGLAPMKSKGIHGLSQILIDKYNGEVPQTFEALEALPSVGHKTASVVLAQAFGIPTFPVDTHIHRLMHRWKLSDGSSVVQTEKDAKRLFPKEKWNKLHVQIILYGREYSPARGWNMEKDIITKTIIQSKK; translated from the coding sequence ATGAAAAAAGCTGAAAAAGTAAACTTTATCATTGATACACTGGAAAGTATCTATCCTGAAATTACTATACCCCTACAACACAAAGACCCTTATACGCTACTGATAGCCGTACTCTTATCGGCACAAACTACCGATGCACGGGTGAACCAAATCACGCCTATTCTATTTAGCAAAGCGGACAATCCGTATGATATGGTACTACTTTCGGTAGACGAAATACAGGAGATTATCAAACCCTTAGGGCTTGCCCCTATGAAATCTAAAGGTATTCACGGGCTTTCCCAAATACTCATAGACAAATACAACGGCGAAGTTCCTCAAACCTTTGAGGCTTTAGAGGCTCTCCCCTCAGTAGGACATAAAACTGCCAGCGTTGTTCTTGCACAAGCCTTTGGCATTCCGACCTTCCCCGTTGATACCCATATACACCGACTGATGCACCGCTGGAAACTTTCCGACGGTAGCTCGGTAGTGCAAACAGAGAAAGATGCCAAACGACTCTTCCCCAAAGAAAAATGGAACAAACTGCACGTGCAAATCATCTTGTACGGGCGCGAATACAGTCCGGCGAGAGGCTGGAATATGGAAAAAGATATTATAACCAAAACCATTATACAATCGAAAAAATGA
- the lpdA gene encoding dihydrolipoyl dehydrogenase has translation MSKYDVIVLGSGPGGYVTAIRASQLGFKTAVIEKENLGGICLNWGCIPTKALLKSAQVFEYLKHAENYGITVKKESFDKDFYAVIKRSREVAATMSKGVQFLMKKNKIDVIMGYGTLKAGKKVDVKDKDGKVTEYSADHIIIATGARSRELPALPQDGKKIIGYRQALTLPEQPKKMIVVGSGAIGIEFAYFYNAMGTEVTIVEFMPNIVPVEDEDISKQLEKSLTKSGINIMTSAEVTKVDTSGKGVKAFVKTAKGEEVLEADILLSAVGIKTNIENIGLEAVGIKTERDKILVNEFYQTNVPGYYAIGDVVPGQALAHVASAEGIICVEKIKGMHVEPLNYGNIPGCTYCTPEIASVGLTEKQAKEKGYEIKVGKFPFTASGKANAAGTTEGFIKVIFDAKYGEWLGCHMIGAGVTDMIAEAVVARKLETTGHEIIKAVHPHPTMSEGVKEAVAAAYGEAIDI, from the coding sequence ATGAGTAAATACGACGTTATTGTATTAGGAAGTGGTCCTGGTGGGTATGTTACTGCCATTCGCGCTTCTCAATTAGGGTTTAAAACCGCTGTTATTGAAAAAGAAAACCTCGGTGGTATTTGTTTGAACTGGGGTTGTATTCCTACGAAAGCTTTGTTAAAATCAGCGCAAGTGTTTGAATACCTAAAGCACGCTGAGAACTATGGTATCACCGTAAAAAAAGAGTCTTTTGACAAAGATTTTTATGCGGTTATCAAACGTAGCCGCGAGGTAGCTGCTACAATGAGCAAAGGGGTGCAGTTCTTGATGAAAAAGAACAAAATAGATGTGATAATGGGCTATGGTACCCTAAAAGCTGGCAAGAAAGTAGACGTAAAAGATAAAGATGGCAAAGTAACTGAATACAGTGCTGACCACATTATTATTGCTACTGGAGCACGTTCACGCGAGTTGCCTGCTTTACCTCAAGACGGCAAGAAAATTATCGGTTACCGCCAAGCACTTACGCTCCCTGAGCAACCTAAGAAAATGATTGTAGTAGGTAGTGGGGCTATCGGTATTGAGTTTGCTTACTTCTATAACGCTATGGGTACTGAAGTAACCATTGTAGAGTTTATGCCTAATATTGTTCCTGTGGAAGATGAGGATATCTCTAAACAATTAGAAAAGAGCCTTACAAAATCAGGTATCAATATTATGACTTCGGCTGAGGTAACCAAAGTAGATACTTCTGGCAAAGGTGTAAAAGCATTTGTAAAAACAGCCAAAGGCGAAGAAGTTTTAGAAGCTGATATCTTGCTTTCAGCCGTAGGTATCAAAACAAATATTGAAAATATCGGTTTGGAAGCGGTAGGTATCAAAACTGAACGCGATAAAATCCTCGTGAATGAATTCTACCAAACTAATGTTCCTGGTTATTACGCTATTGGTGACGTAGTTCCTGGTCAAGCCTTAGCACACGTAGCTTCAGCAGAAGGTATTATTTGCGTTGAAAAGATTAAAGGAATGCACGTAGAACCACTTAACTATGGTAATATTCCTGGTTGTACTTACTGCACTCCTGAAATTGCTTCAGTAGGTCTGACCGAAAAACAAGCTAAAGAAAAAGGCTATGAAATAAAAGTAGGTAAGTTCCCATTCACTGCCTCAGGAAAAGCAAATGCAGCGGGTACTACTGAAGGCTTCATAAAAGTAATCTTTGATGCTAAATATGGCGAATGGTTAGGTTGCCATATGATTGGCGCCGGCGTTACTGATATGATTGCTGAAGCGGTAGTAGCTCGTAAATTGGAAACTACAGGACACGAAATCATCAAAGCGGTACACCCACACCCTACAATGAGCGAAGGTGTAAAAGAAGCAGTAGCAGCTGCTTATGGTGAAGCTATCGACATTTAA
- a CDS encoding PD-(D/E)XK nuclease superfamily protein: MIYGGKGGGNTKTGLAFEGKTDLAEFLNSQKGYEVKENKVLYKGELVGRIFKKYGFYDFLKELNIDWKQLISKRLLPDDSIFVIIANTLFIIECKFQQVAGSVDEKLQTCDFKRKQYQKLLSKANIEVEYIYLLSDWFRKPEYKDVLDYIHSVHCYYFFEYIPLIKLGLPVPE, from the coding sequence ATGATTTATGGAGGAAAAGGAGGAGGAAATACAAAAACTGGTTTAGCTTTTGAAGGTAAAACTGATTTAGCAGAATTTCTAAACTCTCAAAAAGGTTATGAAGTAAAAGAAAATAAAGTTCTCTATAAAGGTGAACTTGTCGGACGAATTTTTAAAAAATACGGTTTCTATGATTTCCTAAAAGAGTTAAATATTGATTGGAAACAATTAATTTCTAAAAGATTACTGCCCGATGATAGTATATTTGTAATTATAGCAAATACATTATTCATAATTGAATGCAAATTTCAACAAGTAGCAGGTTCAGTAGATGAAAAATTACAAACTTGTGATTTTAAAAGGAAACAATATCAAAAACTTTTATCAAAAGCAAATATAGAAGTAGAATACATTTATCTATTAAGTGATTGGTTTAGGAAGCCTGAATACAAAGATGTTTTAGACTATATTCATAGTGTACATTGTTATTATTTCTTTGAGTATATTCCATTAATAAAATTAGGTTTGCCTGTCCCTGAATAA
- the rlmD gene encoding 23S rRNA (uracil(1939)-C(5))-methyltransferase RlmD produces MSKNKHITIENVTVIDAGAKGKSIAKAPDGRVIFISNAIPGDVVDVQTTKKKSAYYEGFVTKYHQLSEQRVTPVCSHFGYCGGCKWQDMNYQSQLFYKQKEVENNLVRLGRIEIPAVMPIIGSDETYYYRNKMEFSFSDMRWLTPDEIKKADEIDNRNALGFHIAGAWDKILDIDKCYLQADPSNAIRLEVKRFALANEMPFYSPRQQTGLLRTMMIRISSIGQIMVVIQFFRNDPKITLLLDHIAETFPMITSLQYCINSKGNDAIYDQELICYKGTDCIYEEMEGLRFKINAKSFYQTNSAQAYKLYQVARNFADLKGDELVYDLYTGTGTIAQFVAKKAKKVIGVEAVPEAIADAKDNAFANGIENVTFYVGDMKNIFNDTFIEENGTPDVIITDPPRDGMHKDVVAKILQIAPKKIVYVSCNSATQARDLSLLDVTYKVTKVQPVDMFPQTYHVENVVLLEKRNEKS; encoded by the coding sequence ATGAGCAAAAATAAGCATATAACCATTGAAAATGTAACCGTGATTGATGCAGGAGCCAAAGGCAAAAGCATTGCTAAAGCCCCTGACGGACGTGTGATATTTATAAGTAACGCTATTCCTGGTGATGTAGTAGATGTGCAGACCACCAAGAAGAAATCGGCTTATTATGAAGGTTTTGTAACTAAATATCACCAACTATCAGAACAACGAGTAACGCCCGTATGTTCTCACTTTGGCTATTGTGGCGGTTGCAAATGGCAAGATATGAACTACCAAAGTCAGCTATTTTACAAGCAGAAAGAAGTAGAAAACAACTTAGTACGGTTAGGTAGGATAGAAATTCCTGCTGTGATGCCTATCATAGGCTCTGACGAGACTTATTACTACCGCAACAAAATGGAGTTTTCTTTTTCGGATATGCGCTGGCTTACTCCCGATGAAATTAAGAAAGCCGACGAAATAGACAATCGGAATGCCTTAGGTTTTCACATAGCAGGAGCTTGGGACAAGATTTTGGACATAGACAAATGTTACTTGCAAGCCGACCCTTCTAACGCGATACGCTTGGAGGTAAAGCGTTTTGCCTTGGCGAACGAAATGCCTTTTTACAGTCCGAGACAACAAACAGGCTTATTGCGTACTATGATGATACGCATTAGCTCCATTGGGCAAATAATGGTAGTGATACAGTTCTTCCGCAACGACCCTAAAATTACACTGCTCCTTGACCATATTGCAGAGACATTCCCGATGATTACCTCTTTGCAATACTGTATCAATAGCAAAGGCAACGATGCTATTTATGACCAAGAACTTATTTGCTATAAAGGTACTGACTGTATTTATGAGGAAATGGAAGGGTTGCGATTTAAAATCAATGCCAAGTCGTTTTACCAAACTAACTCGGCACAAGCGTACAAGCTGTACCAAGTAGCTCGTAACTTTGCCGATTTAAAGGGCGATGAATTAGTGTACGACCTTTATACAGGGACGGGCACTATTGCGCAATTTGTAGCCAAAAAAGCGAAAAAAGTGATAGGGGTAGAAGCTGTACCAGAGGCTATAGCAGATGCCAAAGACAATGCTTTTGCCAATGGTATTGAGAATGTTACTTTTTACGTGGGAGATATGAAAAACATTTTCAACGACACTTTTATAGAAGAAAACGGCACCCCTGATGTGATTATCACCGACCCTCCTCGCGACGGTATGCACAAAGATGTAGTAGCTAAAATTCTTCAAATAGCCCCCAAAAAGATAGTATATGTAAGTTGCAATAGTGCAACGCAAGCGCGAGACCTTTCCTTGCTTGATGTAACTTATAAAGTAACCAAAGTTCAGCCCGTGGATATGTTTCCACAAACCTACCACGTAGAGAATGTTGTATTATTAGAGAAGAGAAATGAAAAAAGCTGA